A window of Strigops habroptila isolate Jane chromosome 5, bStrHab1.2.pri, whole genome shotgun sequence contains these coding sequences:
- the VIL1 gene encoding villin-1 isoform X1, translating to MVELSSKVSRTLNKTTPGIQIWRIENMEMVPVPTKSYGNFYEGDCYVLLSTRKNGSNFSYDIHYWLGNESSQDEQGAAAIYTTQMDDHLGTVAVQHRETQGHESETFRAYFKQGLIYKKGGVASGMKHVETNTYNIQRLLHVKGKKNVVAGEVEMSWKSFNRGDVFLLDLGQLIIQWNGPESNKNERLKAMTLAKDIRDRERGGRAKVGIVDGEDEGASPGLMQLLMHVLGEKRDIKAAISDDIVDQKLKSFLKLYHVSNASGNLVIQEVAVQPLTQDMLLHEDCYILDQGGLKIFVWKGKNASKEEKQQAMSRALGFIKAKNYPSSTSVETENDGSESTVFRQLFQKWTVPNQTSGLGKTHTVGKVAKVEQVKFDATTLHAKPQMAAQQKMVDDGSGEVEVWRVENQELVPMEKRWLGHFYGGDCYLILYTYFVGPKVNRIIYVWQGRHASTDELATCAYQAVALDQKYNNEPVQVRVTMGKEPAHLMAIFKGKMVVYAGGTSRSGSTEPAPSTRLFHVHGTNEYNTKAFEVLVRASSLNSNDVFVLKTPGCCYLWYGKGCSGDEREMGKTVADIISKTEKLTIAEGQEPPEFWLALGGKSQYANNKRLQEENLSLPPRLFECSNKTGTFLATEIVDFTQDDLEENDVYVLDTWDQVFFWIGKGANESEKEAAAVTVQEYLRSHPSGRDLDTPIIVVKQGYEPPTFTGWFMAWDPLNWADKKSYEELRAELGDESSLGQLTSVLTSKQEVFTATAPLLPEKLDTFPLHVLVNTAAEDLPRGVDPSRKECHLSDEDFQAVFGMSRSAFSSLPLWKQQTLKKDKGLF from the exons ATGGTGGAGCTCAGCAGCAAAGTCAGCAGGACGCTCAACAAGACCACTCCAGGCATCCAGATATGGCGAATCGAG AACATGGAGATGGTGCCAGTGCCCACCAAAAGCTACGGCAACTTCTACGAGGGGGATTGCTATGTCCTGCTGTCG ACACGCAAGAACGGGAGCAACTTCAGCTACGACATCCACTACTGGCTGGGCAACGAGTCAAGCCAGGATGAGCAGGGCGCGGCCGCCATCTACACCACCCAGATGGACGATCACCTGGGCACGGTGGCCGTGCAGCACCGTGAGACCCAGGGCCACGAGAGCGAGACCTTCCGTGCCTACTTCAAGCAGGGACTCAT CTATAAGAAGGGTGGGGTGGCCTCAGGAATGAAGCATGTGGAGACAAACACCTACAACATCCAGCGCCTGCTGCACGTGAAGGGCAAGAAGAACGTGGTGGCAGGAGAG GTGGAAATGAGCTGGAAAAGCTTCAACCGGGGGGATGTGTTCCTGCTGGACCTGGGGCAGCTCATCATCCAGTGGAACGGTCCCGAGAGCAACAAGAATGAGCGGCTGAAG GCGATGACCCTGGCCAAGGACATCCGGGACCGGGAGCGCGGGGGCCGTGCCAAGGTGGGCATAGTGGATGGGGAGGATGAGGGCGCCTCGCCGGGGCTCATGCAGCTGCTCATGCACGTGCTCGGTGAGAAGAGGGACATCAAGGCGGCCATCTCTGATGACATAGTGGACCAGAAGCTCAAGTCCTTCCTCAAGCTCTACCA TGTCTCCAATGCCAGTGGGAACCTGGTGATACAGGAGGTGGCGGTTCAACCCCTGACTCAAGACATGCTGCTGCATGAG GACTGCTACATCCTTGATCAAGGAGGCCTCAAGATCTTTGTGTGGAAGGGCAAGAATGCCAGcaaggaggagaagcagcaggcgATGAGCAGGGcactg GGCTTCATCAAAGCCAAGAACTACCCATCCAGCACCAGTGTGGAGACAGAAAATGATGGATCTGAGTCAACCGTCTTCAGGCAGCTCTTCCAGAAGTGGACTGTCCCCAACCAGACCAGTGGGTTGGGAAAAACTCACACCGTAGGCAAAGTGG CTAAGGTGGAGCAGGTGAAGTTTGATGCCACCACACTGCACGCTAAGCCCCAGATGGCTGCCCAGCAGAAGATGGTGGACGATGGATCCGGGGAGGTGGAG GTCTGGCGTGTGGAGAACCAGGAGCTGGTGCCCATGGAGAAGAGGTGGCTGGGCCATTTCTATGGTGGGGACTGCTACCTGATTCTCTACACTTATTTCGTGGGGCCCAAGGTGAACCGCATCATCTACGTCTGGCAG ggCCGCCACGCCAGCACAGACGAGCTGGCCACCTGTGCCTACCAAGCCGTCGCCCTGGACCAGAAGTACAACAACGAGCCCGTGCAGGTCCGTGTCACCATGGGCAAGGAGCCGGCCCACCTGATGGCCATCTTCAAGGGCAAGATGGTGGTGTACGCG GGCGGCACATCGCGGTCGGGCAGCACAGAGCCCGCACCCTCCACCCGCCTCTTCCACGTGCACGGCACCAATGAGTACAACACCAAGGCCTTCGAGGTGCTCGTCCGCGCCTCCTCCCTCAACTCCAATGATGTCTTTGTGCTCAAGACCCCCGGCTGCTGCTACCTCTGGTATGGGAAG GGCTGCAGCGGGGATGAGCGTGAGATGGGCAAGACAGTGGCCGACATCATCTCCAAGACAGAGAAGCTGACGATCGCAGAGGGACAGGAGCCACCCGAGTTCTGGCTGGCGCTGGGGGGCAAGTCCCAGTATGCCAACAACAAGAG GCTGCAGGAAGAGAACCTCTCCTTGCCCCCCCGCCTCTTTGAGTGCTCCAACAAGACAGGCACCTTCTTGGCCACGGAGATCGTAGACTTCACCCAGGACGACCTGGAGGAGAATGATGTTTATGTGCTGGACACCTGGGACCAG GTTTTCTTCTGGATTGGGAAAGGCGCCAATGAGTCGGAGAAGGAGGCAGCGGCGGTGACGGTACAGGAGTACCTGCGGAGCCACCCCAGCGGGCGCGACCTTGACACCCCCATCATCGTGGTGAAACAGGGCTACGAGCCCCCCACCTTCACCGGCTGGTTCATGGCCTGGGACCCTCTCAACTGGGCT GACAAGAAATCCTACGAGGAGCTGAGAGCCGAGCTGGGGGACGAGAGCAGCCTCGGGCAGCTCACCTCA GTGCTCACATCCAAGCAAGAGGTCTTCACCGCCACTGCCCCCCTCCTCCCCGAGAAACTGGATACCTTCCCCCTGCATGTGCTGGTGAACACTGCAGCCGAGGACCTGCCACGGGGTGTGGATCCCAGCAGGAAGGAG TGCCACCTCTCTGATGAGGACTTCCAGGCTGTTTTCGGCATGAGCCgctctgccttcagcagccTGCCCTTGTGGAAACAACAGACGCTCAAGAAGGACAAAGGACTCTTCTAG
- the CTDSP1 gene encoding carboxy-terminal domain RNA polymerase II polypeptide A small phosphatase 1: protein MFAAPARAEETPCCNKVSSAAPLPRPPPRAAAGPRPASPPRGAAPGGPPPPTPPSPAPMEHQSIIAQVSREEGSAPLQEKGTQAPATKKPRSRSILQSLFCCLCHDDGEPCTGTPGAPLLVEENGALPKAAVKHLLPEIKPQDASKLCVVIDLDETLVHSSFKPVNNADFIIPVEIDGIMHQVYVLKRPHVDEFLQRMGELFECVLFTASLAKYADPVADLLDKWGAFRARLFRESCVFHRGNYVKDLSRLGRDLRRIIIVDNSPASYIFHPDNAVPVASWFDNMADTELLDLLPFFERLSKVEDVYAVLKKQRTNS, encoded by the exons ATGTTTGCAGCCCCAGCCCGGGCGGAGGAAACTCCATGTTGTAACAAAGTTTCCTCCGCGGCGCCGCtcccgcgcccgccgccccgcgccgccgccggaCCCCgccccgcctcccccccccgGGGGGCCGCGCCGGGGGGGCcgccccctcccacccccccctccccggcgcCCATGGAGCACCAGTCCATCATCGCCCAGGTtagcagggaggaggggagcgCCCCGCTGCAGGAGAAAG GTACCCAGGCCCCTGCCACCAAAAAGCCGCGGAGCCGTAGCATCCTCCAGTCcctcttctgctgcctgtgccatgATGATGGGGAGCCCTGCACCGGCACCCCTGGCGCCCCACTGCTGGTGGAGGAGAATGGGGCGCTGCCCAAG GCTGCCGTCAAACACCTTCTGCCTGAGATCAAGCCGCAGGATGCTAGCAAGCTGTGCGTGGTCATCGACCTGGACGAGACGCTGGTGCACAGCTCCTTCAAG CCGGTGAACAATGCCGACTTCATCATCCCGGTGGAAATCGATGGCATCATGCACCAG GTGTATGTGCTCAAGCGGCCACACGTGGACGAGTTCCTGCAGCGCATGGGTGAGCTCTTCGAGTGCGTGCTCTTCACCGCCAGCCTGGCCAAG TACGCGGACCCCGTGGCTGACCTGCTGGATAAATGGGGGGCTTTCCGGGCACGGCTTTTCCGGGAATCCTGTGTCTTCCATCGGGGCAACTACGTGAAGGACCTGAGCCGCCTGGGCCGCGACCTGCGCCGCATCATCATCGTGGACAACTCGCCCGCATCCTACATCTTCCACCCCGATAACGCC GTGCCGGTGGCTTCCTGGTTCGATAACATGGCGGACACGGAGCTGCTGGACCTGCTGCCCTTCTTCGAGAGGCTCAGCAAGGTGGAGGACGTGTACGCAGTGCTCAAGAAGCAGCGGACTAACAGCTAG
- the VIL1 gene encoding villin-1 isoform X2 — MSWKSFNRGDVFLLDLGQLIIQWNGPESNKNERLKAMTLAKDIRDRERGGRAKVGIVDGEDEGASPGLMQLLMHVLGEKRDIKAAISDDIVDQKLKSFLKLYHVSNASGNLVIQEVAVQPLTQDMLLHEDCYILDQGGLKIFVWKGKNASKEEKQQAMSRALGFIKAKNYPSSTSVETENDGSESTVFRQLFQKWTVPNQTSGLGKTHTVGKVAKVEQVKFDATTLHAKPQMAAQQKMVDDGSGEVEVWRVENQELVPMEKRWLGHFYGGDCYLILYTYFVGPKVNRIIYVWQGRHASTDELATCAYQAVALDQKYNNEPVQVRVTMGKEPAHLMAIFKGKMVVYAGGTSRSGSTEPAPSTRLFHVHGTNEYNTKAFEVLVRASSLNSNDVFVLKTPGCCYLWYGKGCSGDEREMGKTVADIISKTEKLTIAEGQEPPEFWLALGGKSQYANNKRLQEENLSLPPRLFECSNKTGTFLATEIVDFTQDDLEENDVYVLDTWDQVFFWIGKGANESEKEAAAVTVQEYLRSHPSGRDLDTPIIVVKQGYEPPTFTGWFMAWDPLNWADKKSYEELRAELGDESSLGQLTSVLTSKQEVFTATAPLLPEKLDTFPLHVLVNTAAEDLPRGVDPSRKECHLSDEDFQAVFGMSRSAFSSLPLWKQQTLKKDKGLF; from the exons ATGAGCTGGAAAAGCTTCAACCGGGGGGATGTGTTCCTGCTGGACCTGGGGCAGCTCATCATCCAGTGGAACGGTCCCGAGAGCAACAAGAATGAGCGGCTGAAG GCGATGACCCTGGCCAAGGACATCCGGGACCGGGAGCGCGGGGGCCGTGCCAAGGTGGGCATAGTGGATGGGGAGGATGAGGGCGCCTCGCCGGGGCTCATGCAGCTGCTCATGCACGTGCTCGGTGAGAAGAGGGACATCAAGGCGGCCATCTCTGATGACATAGTGGACCAGAAGCTCAAGTCCTTCCTCAAGCTCTACCA TGTCTCCAATGCCAGTGGGAACCTGGTGATACAGGAGGTGGCGGTTCAACCCCTGACTCAAGACATGCTGCTGCATGAG GACTGCTACATCCTTGATCAAGGAGGCCTCAAGATCTTTGTGTGGAAGGGCAAGAATGCCAGcaaggaggagaagcagcaggcgATGAGCAGGGcactg GGCTTCATCAAAGCCAAGAACTACCCATCCAGCACCAGTGTGGAGACAGAAAATGATGGATCTGAGTCAACCGTCTTCAGGCAGCTCTTCCAGAAGTGGACTGTCCCCAACCAGACCAGTGGGTTGGGAAAAACTCACACCGTAGGCAAAGTGG CTAAGGTGGAGCAGGTGAAGTTTGATGCCACCACACTGCACGCTAAGCCCCAGATGGCTGCCCAGCAGAAGATGGTGGACGATGGATCCGGGGAGGTGGAG GTCTGGCGTGTGGAGAACCAGGAGCTGGTGCCCATGGAGAAGAGGTGGCTGGGCCATTTCTATGGTGGGGACTGCTACCTGATTCTCTACACTTATTTCGTGGGGCCCAAGGTGAACCGCATCATCTACGTCTGGCAG ggCCGCCACGCCAGCACAGACGAGCTGGCCACCTGTGCCTACCAAGCCGTCGCCCTGGACCAGAAGTACAACAACGAGCCCGTGCAGGTCCGTGTCACCATGGGCAAGGAGCCGGCCCACCTGATGGCCATCTTCAAGGGCAAGATGGTGGTGTACGCG GGCGGCACATCGCGGTCGGGCAGCACAGAGCCCGCACCCTCCACCCGCCTCTTCCACGTGCACGGCACCAATGAGTACAACACCAAGGCCTTCGAGGTGCTCGTCCGCGCCTCCTCCCTCAACTCCAATGATGTCTTTGTGCTCAAGACCCCCGGCTGCTGCTACCTCTGGTATGGGAAG GGCTGCAGCGGGGATGAGCGTGAGATGGGCAAGACAGTGGCCGACATCATCTCCAAGACAGAGAAGCTGACGATCGCAGAGGGACAGGAGCCACCCGAGTTCTGGCTGGCGCTGGGGGGCAAGTCCCAGTATGCCAACAACAAGAG GCTGCAGGAAGAGAACCTCTCCTTGCCCCCCCGCCTCTTTGAGTGCTCCAACAAGACAGGCACCTTCTTGGCCACGGAGATCGTAGACTTCACCCAGGACGACCTGGAGGAGAATGATGTTTATGTGCTGGACACCTGGGACCAG GTTTTCTTCTGGATTGGGAAAGGCGCCAATGAGTCGGAGAAGGAGGCAGCGGCGGTGACGGTACAGGAGTACCTGCGGAGCCACCCCAGCGGGCGCGACCTTGACACCCCCATCATCGTGGTGAAACAGGGCTACGAGCCCCCCACCTTCACCGGCTGGTTCATGGCCTGGGACCCTCTCAACTGGGCT GACAAGAAATCCTACGAGGAGCTGAGAGCCGAGCTGGGGGACGAGAGCAGCCTCGGGCAGCTCACCTCA GTGCTCACATCCAAGCAAGAGGTCTTCACCGCCACTGCCCCCCTCCTCCCCGAGAAACTGGATACCTTCCCCCTGCATGTGCTGGTGAACACTGCAGCCGAGGACCTGCCACGGGGTGTGGATCCCAGCAGGAAGGAG TGCCACCTCTCTGATGAGGACTTCCAGGCTGTTTTCGGCATGAGCCgctctgccttcagcagccTGCCCTTGTGGAAACAACAGACGCTCAAGAAGGACAAAGGACTCTTCTAG